One part of the Nocardioides zeae genome encodes these proteins:
- a CDS encoding AAA family ATPase, whose translation MTAIADSPRASGPVTETDVAEFRRLHQRLGDAVEVAVHGKRATVDLVLVAAIAGGHVLLEDVPGTGKTTLARAVARALGGEMRRVQFTPDLLPSDVTGTTVFDPRSGEVRFRPGPVFAHVVLADEINRAAAKTQSALLEVMEERTVTVDGSTRAVPDPFVVIATQNPVDLDGTYRLPEAQLDRFLVRTALGYPDAEHELDVLRPGSHAGRVDDVPVVSTPGVVAAAAQRLTMLHVADPLLRYVREIGVAIRTDPRVRLGASTRGLKALVRCLQVYAASQGRHYVVPHDVQRLAEPVLAHRTVLTRDALLAGHRPVDVVHEVLDTVHPPQPDQS comes from the coding sequence GTGACCGCCATCGCCGACAGCCCCCGCGCCTCCGGCCCCGTCACCGAGACGGACGTCGCCGAGTTCCGTCGGCTCCACCAGCGGCTCGGCGACGCCGTCGAGGTGGCCGTGCACGGCAAGCGGGCGACGGTCGACCTCGTGCTCGTCGCGGCGATCGCCGGGGGCCACGTGCTGCTCGAGGACGTGCCGGGCACCGGCAAGACCACCCTCGCGCGGGCGGTCGCCCGCGCCCTCGGCGGCGAGATGCGCCGGGTCCAGTTCACGCCCGACCTCCTGCCGAGCGACGTCACGGGCACGACCGTCTTCGACCCGCGCAGCGGCGAGGTGCGCTTCCGCCCCGGCCCGGTGTTCGCGCACGTCGTGCTGGCCGACGAGATCAACCGGGCGGCGGCGAAGACCCAGTCCGCCCTGCTGGAGGTCATGGAGGAGCGCACGGTCACCGTCGACGGGTCGACCCGCGCCGTACCGGACCCGTTCGTCGTCATCGCCACCCAGAACCCCGTGGACCTCGACGGCACCTACCGCCTCCCCGAGGCCCAGCTCGACCGGTTCCTCGTGCGCACCGCGCTGGGCTACCCCGACGCCGAGCACGAGCTGGACGTGCTCCGGCCGGGCAGCCACGCCGGCCGGGTCGACGACGTGCCCGTGGTCTCGACGCCCGGCGTCGTGGCGGCCGCCGCCCAGCGGCTGACGATGCTCCACGTGGCCGATCCCCTGCTGCGCTACGTGCGCGAGATCGGGGTGGCGATCCGCACCGACCCGCGGGTGCGCCTGGGCGCCTCGACCCGGGGGCTGAAGGCGCTCGTGCGCTGCCTGCAGGTGTACGCCGCGTCGCAGGGCCGCCACTACGTGGTGCCCCACGACGTCCAGCGGCTGGCCGAGCCCGTCCTGGCCCACCGCACCGTCCTCACCCGCGACGCGCTGCTGGCGGGCCATCGTCCGGTCGACGTGGTGCACGAGGTGCTCGACACGGTGCACCCGCCGCAGCCCGACCAGTCCTGA
- a CDS encoding Fpg/Nei family DNA glycosylase: protein MPEGHTLHRLAGALDDAFRGRVVRVTSPQGRFATEAAALDGATFEGAEAWGKHLFCDLGADRYVHVHLGLYGKHDVHAGEAPPPVGQVRMRLVAGGDGRPAAYADLRGATACELVTGAGRAAVVARLGPDPLRADAEPARAWARIERSRTPIAALLMDQKVLAGGGNVYRAEVLFRHRLDPYRPGTSLRRRQYDAVWADLVDLMREGVRTGRIDTVRPEHTPEAMGREPRRDDHGGEVYVYRRTGQPCFVCGTAVRTAELVARNLFWCPRCQRAHVSRSVQ, encoded by the coding sequence GTGCCCGAGGGGCACACCCTCCACCGTCTCGCCGGCGCGCTCGACGACGCGTTCCGGGGCCGGGTCGTGCGCGTGACGAGCCCGCAGGGCCGGTTCGCCACGGAGGCGGCCGCCCTCGACGGCGCCACGTTCGAGGGCGCGGAGGCGTGGGGCAAGCACCTGTTCTGCGACCTCGGTGCGGACCGCTACGTCCACGTCCACCTGGGGCTCTACGGCAAGCACGACGTCCACGCCGGCGAGGCCCCGCCGCCCGTCGGCCAGGTGCGCATGCGGCTGGTGGCGGGCGGTGACGGCCGCCCCGCGGCGTACGCCGACCTCCGCGGCGCCACCGCCTGCGAGCTGGTGACGGGGGCGGGGCGGGCGGCGGTCGTCGCGCGCCTCGGTCCCGACCCGTTGCGCGCCGACGCCGAGCCGGCGCGCGCCTGGGCGCGCATCGAGCGCAGCCGCACCCCGATCGCCGCGCTGCTCATGGACCAGAAGGTCCTGGCGGGCGGCGGCAACGTCTACCGCGCAGAGGTGCTGTTCCGGCACCGCCTCGACCCGTACCGTCCGGGCACCAGCCTCCGCCGCCGCCAGTACGACGCGGTCTGGGCCGACCTCGTCGACCTCATGCGCGAGGGCGTGCGCACGGGGCGCATCGACACCGTGCGGCCCGAGCACACGCCCGAGGCCATGGGTCGGGAGCCCCGACGTGACGACCACGGGGGCGAGGTCTACGTCTACCGCCGCACCGGCCAGCCGTGCTTCGTGTGCGGCACGGCCGTGCGCACCGCCGAGCTCGTCGCCCGCAACCTCTTCTGGTGTCCGCGATGCCAACGCGCGCACGTGTCCCGATCCGTACAGTGA
- a CDS encoding serine/threonine-protein kinase codes for MTRERAGDSTDGAWRPPAAASEPAAPRREPEDVPGYVELTEVGRGGDSVVYRARQVSPHRVVAIKVLGTDDDGRVARFRREVDITIELGRQHPHIVNLLDVGTTGAGRPFLVMDFVEAGTVHDRLRQQGPLPVHEILEIGYVLADALAFAHERGVLHRDVKPQNVLVLPTTWVLADFGIARLAGSEHTASVETFTYRHAAPQVLDGEKPSQADDLWSLGSTLFTLLDGRPPFASDDPDEDSALAYIRRARTEPHRQLSAEGAERVAEVIDRCLQKDPAQRWPDAASLRDAFAALRTSAWLPGGGQTAPASPSPTPTSAGAPSTASGEGTAPRPVSPAPAIAPVPVDEPAPQEQPVPREQPVPAAAPAREDAWAPGADPEPLALSVLAHAPVQHEPDAAPTGTGGLVAGRPTGGADAAGPPRDTAPPAGTVPAAEPTPDPASDPARRRRRNLLVLLAVVALLVGMGLTIVGSALRGDDEPREASPADTTPTAGGGVPTATETPAEPDLEPRPNPDLAVLFTDIDAVGLDIEMAWTDPSEGEAEFYVAQTSGPEGTVVDYQAVLPPGTRQYVLPGALAAGGRQCYAILLRMPTGEFGVSDVRCITAPAADE; via the coding sequence ATGACGCGCGAGCGGGCGGGCGACAGCACCGATGGTGCCTGGCGCCCGCCCGCTGCTGCGTCCGAGCCGGCCGCGCCGCGTCGGGAGCCGGAGGACGTCCCGGGATACGTCGAGCTGACCGAGGTCGGCCGCGGCGGTGACTCGGTGGTCTACCGGGCGCGACAGGTCAGTCCGCACCGGGTCGTCGCCATCAAGGTGCTCGGCACCGACGACGACGGTCGCGTCGCCCGCTTCCGGCGCGAGGTCGACATCACGATCGAGCTGGGTCGCCAGCACCCCCACATCGTCAACCTCCTCGACGTCGGCACCACGGGAGCGGGGCGGCCCTTCCTGGTGATGGACTTCGTCGAGGCCGGCACCGTGCACGACCGGCTGCGCCAGCAGGGTCCGCTGCCCGTGCACGAGATCCTCGAGATCGGCTACGTCCTCGCCGACGCCCTCGCCTTCGCCCACGAGCGCGGGGTGCTGCACCGCGACGTGAAACCCCAGAACGTGCTCGTCCTCCCCACCACCTGGGTGCTCGCCGACTTCGGCATCGCCCGCCTCGCCGGGTCCGAGCACACCGCCTCCGTCGAGACGTTCACCTACCGCCACGCGGCGCCCCAGGTGCTCGACGGCGAGAAGCCGTCCCAGGCCGACGACCTCTGGTCCCTCGGCTCCACCCTCTTCACCCTCCTCGACGGCCGCCCGCCGTTCGCCAGCGACGACCCCGACGAGGACTCGGCCCTCGCCTACATCCGCCGGGCGCGGACGGAGCCCCACCGGCAGCTGTCCGCCGAGGGCGCCGAGCGCGTCGCCGAGGTCATCGACCGCTGCCTGCAGAAGGACCCCGCGCAGCGCTGGCCCGACGCGGCCTCGCTGCGCGACGCCTTCGCGGCGCTCCGCACGAGCGCCTGGCTGCCCGGCGGCGGCCAGACCGCCCCCGCGTCGCCGTCGCCCACGCCCACGTCCGCGGGAGCACCGTCGACGGCGAGCGGCGAGGGCACGGCCCCCCGTCCGGTGTCGCCCGCACCCGCGATCGCCCCGGTCCCCGTCGACGAGCCGGCGCCGCAGGAGCAGCCGGTGCCGCGCGAGCAACCTGTACCCGCCGCTGCCCCCGCCCGCGAGGACGCGTGGGCGCCCGGGGCCGACCCGGAGCCGCTCGCCCTGTCGGTGCTCGCCCACGCGCCGGTCCAGCACGAGCCGGACGCCGCCCCGACCGGCACGGGCGGTCTCGTGGCGGGCCGCCCCACCGGTGGCGCCGACGCGGCGGGCCCGCCCCGTGACACCGCGCCGCCGGCGGGCACGGTCCCCGCGGCCGAGCCGACGCCCGACCCGGCGTCCGACCCGGCGCGCCGGCGCCGCCGCAACCTGCTGGTCCTGCTCGCCGTGGTCGCGCTCCTCGTGGGGATGGGGCTGACCATCGTCGGCTCCGCGCTGCGGGGCGACGACGAGCCCCGGGAGGCGTCGCCGGCCGACACGACCCCGACGGCCGGCGGTGGCGTGCCCACGGCGACCGAGACGCCCGCCGAGCCCGACCTCGAGCCGCGGCCCAACCCCGACCTCGCCGTGCTCTTCACCGACATCGACGCCGTCGGCCTCGACATCGAGATGGCGTGGACCGACCCCAGCGAGGGCGAGGCGGAGTTCTACGTCGCGCAGACCTCCGGCCCCGAGGGCACGGTCGTCGACTACCAGGCGGTGCTGCCGCCCGGCACCCGCCAGTACGTGCTGCCCGGCGCGCTCGCCGCCGGCGGTCGGCAGTGCTACGCGATCCTCCTGCGCATGCCGACGGGCGAGTTCGGGGTCTCCGACGTCCGCTGCATCACCGCGCCTGCCGCCGACGAGTGA
- the tig gene encoding trigger factor yields the protein MKSAVESLSPTRAKLTVEVPFDELKPSLDKAYKTIAQQINVPGFRRGKVPPAVIDRQVGRGAVLDQAINEALPKVYVEALRENSLEPLAQPEIEVTRLEDKELLEFTAEVDVKPEIELPEYDGLEATVEDLTVTDEDVEDQLNNLRERFGTLADVERPAADGDFVSIDLVATKDGEVVPGAEVAGMSYQVGRGGMLDGLDEALTGLSAGESAEFTSQLVGGDLVGEDVAVKVTVNGVQEQELPELDDDFAQTASEFDTVEELREDVRTRLTRGKRLEQATEARDAVLEALLEKVSVPLPETMVTDELNARREGVEQQLAMAGITMDKYLEDEGQTIEEFEADLERRVRDAVAAQFLLDEIAKREELGVEQNDLSQHIVRRAQQSGQDPQEFANHMFEHNHIPELVQEILRGKALATLVESAVVTDASGNHVELKNLRPDGSIGEPEAESADESAVESVESADESVESADPAEAEQADESK from the coding sequence GTGAAGAGCGCCGTCGAGTCCTTGAGCCCCACCCGGGCCAAGCTCACCGTTGAGGTGCCCTTCGACGAGCTCAAGCCGAGCCTCGACAAGGCGTACAAGACCATCGCCCAGCAGATCAACGTCCCCGGCTTCCGCCGCGGCAAGGTCCCGCCGGCCGTCATCGACCGTCAGGTCGGCCGCGGCGCGGTCCTCGACCAGGCGATCAACGAGGCGCTGCCGAAGGTGTACGTCGAGGCCCTGCGCGAGAACTCGCTCGAGCCCCTGGCCCAGCCCGAGATCGAGGTGACGCGGCTCGAGGACAAGGAGCTGCTCGAGTTCACCGCCGAGGTCGACGTCAAGCCCGAGATCGAGCTGCCGGAGTACGACGGCCTCGAGGCCACGGTCGAGGACCTGACGGTCACCGACGAGGACGTCGAGGACCAGCTCAACAACCTCCGCGAGCGCTTCGGCACCCTCGCCGACGTCGAGCGCCCCGCCGCCGACGGCGACTTCGTCTCCATCGACCTCGTGGCCACCAAGGACGGCGAGGTCGTCCCCGGTGCCGAGGTCGCGGGCATGTCCTACCAGGTCGGTCGCGGCGGCATGCTCGACGGCCTCGACGAGGCCCTCACCGGCCTCTCCGCCGGTGAGTCGGCCGAGTTCACCTCGCAGCTCGTCGGTGGCGACCTCGTCGGCGAGGACGTCGCCGTCAAGGTCACCGTCAACGGCGTGCAGGAGCAGGAGCTCCCCGAGCTCGACGACGACTTCGCGCAGACCGCGTCGGAGTTCGACACCGTCGAGGAGCTGCGGGAGGACGTGCGCACGCGCCTCACCCGTGGCAAGCGCCTCGAGCAGGCGACCGAGGCCCGCGACGCGGTGCTCGAGGCGCTGCTCGAGAAGGTCTCCGTGCCGCTGCCCGAGACGATGGTCACCGACGAGCTCAACGCCCGTCGCGAGGGCGTCGAGCAGCAGCTCGCGATGGCCGGCATCACGATGGACAAGTACCTCGAGGACGAGGGCCAGACCATCGAGGAGTTCGAGGCGGACCTCGAGCGCCGGGTGCGTGACGCCGTCGCCGCGCAGTTCCTCCTCGACGAGATCGCCAAGCGCGAGGAGCTGGGCGTCGAGCAGAACGACCTGAGCCAGCACATCGTGCGTCGCGCCCAGCAGTCCGGTCAGGACCCGCAGGAGTTCGCGAACCACATGTTCGAGCACAACCACATCCCCGAGCTCGTGCAGGAGATCCTGCGCGGCAAGGCGCTGGCGACGCTCGTCGAGTCGGCCGTCGTGACCGACGCGTCCGGCAACCACGTCGAGCTCAAGAACCTGCGCCCTGACGGCTCCATCGGCGAGCCCGAGGCGGAGTCGGCGGACGAGTCGGCGGTCGAGTCGGTCGAGTCGGCGGACGAGTCGGTCGAGTCGGCGGACCCGGCCGAGGCCGAGCAGGCCGACGAGTCCAAGTGA
- a CDS encoding DUF3488 and transglutaminase-like domain-containing protein, with protein sequence MSTTTTAPPRTTATGPTVPGEPLPAPPRRTAAAALVWAASLPAAGALSLATAWGGWRMPLVVVGAVVLPFVLLTLVLLLGVPRWLAASVLSGLLVLVGYVLASGAGTTLVGTVGDAVPRLLTEPQPLAFRADLLVVPVLLSGIVGLLVALRSHRPTRVAPVVGAVVLYAAGALLTRGEGDRIGLLAALVLVLAVLGWVLLDETGEPRKRRAVVAGPLLVVAIGVVASASLVPTQEPFDPRSVVDPPMLQTQASSPLPQLAAWSANPDVELFTTSGDVAPLRLVVLDDYDGAQWRAATEYGPLGIEATDVLPVGDQRARFTTAVRVGDLGGSWLPSPGDPTGVSGTDALVDPRTGTLLRPEGTDGVEYEVTAQVDAPDPATLPEAGVPSPDSPDSADLPLDRYLQTPDLPYELGVYAQEVARGTTKPYQRALAIEDAVRGQRTLSERAISGSALWRIQDFLLGTPGTSGAQEGTSEQFATAFALLARHTGLPTRIVVGFRPGDEQGDGTRVVRGEHALAWPEVYFTDLGWVPFDPTPEPGLVGERPTAPPEETPASEEPVTPPTDPDARPLDDERPGPDEGSGLPATFWYAAGGTLLVGVPLALLLARSVRSWAHRRRGPRGAWAEVLDGLVLAGAPARASEPAPSVGDRVAMAYGVPEATTLARAADRSAFAPDDDTGAGGLDGAQRAALRAVRRGLRRSLPWWRRPAWALDPRVFRR encoded by the coding sequence GTGAGCACGACGACGACGGCACCGCCACGCACGACCGCCACCGGGCCGACGGTGCCCGGGGAGCCGCTGCCGGCGCCGCCGCGCCGTACCGCGGCCGCGGCCCTCGTGTGGGCCGCCAGCCTCCCGGCCGCCGGGGCGCTGTCGTTGGCGACGGCGTGGGGCGGGTGGCGCATGCCGCTCGTCGTCGTGGGCGCCGTGGTGCTCCCCTTCGTGCTCCTCACCCTCGTGCTGCTTCTCGGGGTGCCGCGGTGGCTGGCCGCGTCGGTGCTGTCGGGGTTGCTCGTCCTGGTGGGGTACGTGCTGGCGTCGGGGGCGGGCACGACGCTCGTCGGCACCGTCGGGGACGCCGTGCCCCGGCTCCTCACCGAGCCCCAGCCGTTGGCGTTCCGCGCCGACCTGCTCGTCGTGCCGGTGCTGCTCAGCGGCATCGTGGGGCTCCTGGTCGCGCTCCGCAGCCACCGCCCGACCCGGGTGGCACCGGTGGTGGGCGCGGTCGTGCTCTACGCGGCGGGAGCCCTGCTGACGCGCGGGGAGGGCGACCGCATCGGCCTCCTCGCAGCGCTCGTGCTCGTGCTCGCGGTGCTCGGCTGGGTGCTCCTCGACGAGACCGGCGAACCCCGGAAGCGACGGGCCGTCGTCGCCGGGCCGCTGCTCGTGGTCGCGATCGGTGTGGTGGCCTCCGCGAGCCTCGTGCCCACGCAGGAGCCGTTCGACCCGCGCTCCGTCGTGGACCCCCCGATGCTGCAGACGCAGGCATCGAGCCCGCTGCCCCAGCTCGCCGCGTGGTCGGCGAACCCCGACGTCGAGCTGTTCACCACCTCCGGCGACGTGGCGCCGCTGCGGCTCGTGGTGCTCGACGACTACGACGGGGCGCAGTGGCGGGCGGCGACGGAGTACGGCCCCCTGGGCATCGAGGCGACCGACGTCCTGCCGGTCGGCGACCAGCGGGCCCGGTTCACGACCGCCGTCCGCGTCGGCGACCTCGGCGGCAGCTGGCTGCCCTCCCCCGGCGACCCGACCGGCGTCTCGGGCACCGACGCCCTGGTCGACCCGCGCACCGGCACCCTGCTGCGTCCCGAGGGGACCGACGGGGTCGAGTACGAGGTCACCGCGCAGGTCGACGCCCCCGACCCCGCGACGCTGCCCGAGGCGGGGGTGCCGTCCCCCGACTCCCCGGACAGCGCGGACCTCCCGCTCGACCGCTACCTCCAGACCCCCGACCTGCCGTACGAGCTCGGGGTCTACGCCCAGGAGGTCGCCCGGGGCACGACGAAGCCCTACCAGCGGGCCCTCGCGATCGAGGACGCCGTCCGCGGGCAGCGCACGCTCAGCGAGCGCGCCATCTCCGGCTCGGCCCTGTGGCGGATCCAGGACTTCCTGCTCGGCACGCCCGGCACCTCCGGCGCCCAGGAGGGCACCTCCGAGCAGTTCGCGACCGCCTTCGCCCTGCTGGCGCGCCACACCGGCCTGCCCACGCGGATCGTGGTGGGCTTCCGCCCGGGCGACGAGCAGGGTGACGGCACGCGCGTCGTCCGCGGCGAGCACGCCCTCGCGTGGCCGGAGGTCTACTTCACCGACCTGGGCTGGGTGCCCTTCGACCCGACGCCGGAGCCCGGCCTCGTCGGCGAGCGGCCCACGGCGCCGCCCGAGGAGACCCCGGCCAGCGAGGAGCCCGTCACCCCGCCGACCGACCCGGACGCCCGCCCCCTCGACGACGAGCGACCCGGACCCGACGAGGGCTCCGGCCTGCCGGCGACCTTCTGGTACGCCGCGGGCGGCACCCTCCTGGTCGGGGTCCCGCTCGCCCTGCTCCTCGCCCGGTCCGTCCGCTCGTGGGCCCACCGACGCCGCGGCCCCCGCGGTGCCTGGGCGGAGGTGCTCGACGGGCTGGTGCTCGCCGGCGCCCCCGCCCGGGCCTCCGAGCCCGCGCCCAGCGTGGGCGACCGGGTGGCGATGGCCTACGGCGTGCCCGAGGCCACCACGCTCGCCCGGGCGGCGGACCGCTCCGCCTTCGCCCCCGACGACGACACCGGGGCCGGCGGGCTCGACGGGGCCCAGCGGGCCGCGCTCCGCGCCGTACGCCGCGGGTTGCGCCGCTCGCTGCCCTGGTGGCGACGACCGGCGTGGGCGCTCGACCCCCGGGTCTTCCGGCGCTGA
- a CDS encoding PP2C family protein-serine/threonine phosphatase produces the protein MRDLRRQLAANRALVLLVVATVVVGVLVATVPTRVPINVLTVPMILSALVLRPRQLAGFISFAMAVLFLAVTQQPEFTPRLWASVATYTVIGLVVLVISLRRVRLGLGGAEGEAMLLDLRERIQAQGRLPRLPEGWSADALVRTADGTAFSGDFFCFSRSESRGSLEAVLVDVSGKGVRAGTRSLQLSSALSGLVGAVTPDRLVPATNEFLLRQEWTEGFATAVHVSVDLATGATTVHTAGHPPALVVRSCGEVQRVDLSGPLLGVVPDAAYPPATFELQPGDAVVVYTDGVVEDAGTDLDDGISRLSSLLLAHRGDGTEGLAQRVLDDLGPIADDCALFVLRRSPTA, from the coding sequence GTGCGTGACCTGCGCCGCCAGCTCGCGGCCAACCGCGCCCTGGTGCTCCTCGTCGTCGCGACCGTGGTCGTGGGCGTCCTCGTCGCCACCGTGCCCACCCGGGTCCCGATCAACGTGCTGACGGTGCCGATGATCCTGTCGGCGCTGGTGCTCCGGCCGCGGCAGCTCGCCGGCTTCATCAGCTTCGCCATGGCCGTCCTCTTCCTCGCGGTCACGCAGCAGCCGGAGTTCACGCCCCGGCTGTGGGCCTCGGTCGCGACGTACACCGTCATCGGCCTGGTCGTGCTCGTCATCTCCCTGCGGCGGGTCCGGCTCGGCCTCGGCGGCGCGGAGGGGGAGGCGATGCTCCTCGACCTCCGCGAGCGGATCCAGGCCCAGGGCCGACTGCCCCGCCTGCCCGAGGGCTGGTCGGCGGACGCCCTCGTGCGCACGGCGGACGGCACGGCGTTCAGCGGCGACTTCTTCTGCTTCTCCCGGTCGGAGTCCCGCGGCAGCCTCGAGGCGGTGCTCGTCGACGTGTCGGGCAAGGGGGTGCGCGCGGGGACGCGCTCGCTGCAGCTGTCGAGCGCGCTGAGCGGCCTCGTGGGCGCCGTGACCCCGGACCGCCTGGTGCCGGCGACCAACGAGTTCCTCCTGCGCCAGGAGTGGACGGAGGGCTTCGCGACGGCGGTGCACGTCTCGGTCGACCTCGCGACGGGCGCGACGACCGTGCACACCGCGGGCCACCCGCCGGCGCTCGTGGTGCGCAGCTGCGGCGAGGTGCAGCGCGTCGACCTCTCGGGCCCGCTCCTCGGGGTGGTGCCCGACGCGGCGTACCCGCCGGCGACCTTCGAGCTGCAGCCCGGCGACGCGGTCGTCGTCTACACCGACGGCGTGGTGGAGGACGCGGGCACGGACCTGGACGACGGCATCAGCCGCCTCAGCAGCCTGCTGCTCGCGCACCGGGGAGACGGCACGGAGGGCCTCGCGCAGCGGGTGCTGGACGACCTCGGGCCGATCGCTGACGACTGCGCCCTCTTCGTGCTGCGGCGCTCGCCGACGGCGTGA
- a CDS encoding DUF58 domain-containing protein — MATTRAHGPSRALVAWRATTPRGRGVAALGVALLVLGLLARYPVAAGLGACLLALVVVELVAVLQPARVALQRRVEPAVVVRHDRCRATLRFAGHRRRGLARLEAADLVDGTLHPVRLPDVPQAEEVELEHDVPTVRRGLVTVGPLVLRRHGLLGLATHAVEHGDVETVRVLPRRIPLHDMARGVRRAAAGSTDSVDVGGTDLVGLHEYTPGDDLRRLHWATSARWGTLMVREDADPAEPHVGVLLDDRAASYVQRGTDEPFEDAVELAAALCRVAVAGGHPLRFRVVSGRHAVDVPASPSGLPHPGGDEIELLLAEIGTVGEHGGVPGAPGSPGVHGLGGSDVVVAVSGAGTEERELAPLLGGAARRVVLSLDPRPLVASGQQGDLLVLRGGSSLGLAAQWDQALAG, encoded by the coding sequence GTGGCCACCACTCGGGCTCACGGGCCGTCCCGGGCGCTCGTCGCCTGGCGGGCCACCACGCCCCGCGGCCGCGGCGTCGCCGCGCTCGGTGTCGCGCTCCTCGTGCTCGGGCTGCTCGCCCGCTACCCGGTGGCCGCCGGGCTCGGGGCCTGCCTGCTCGCCCTCGTGGTCGTCGAGCTCGTCGCCGTGCTGCAGCCCGCCCGCGTCGCCCTGCAGCGCCGGGTCGAGCCCGCCGTCGTGGTGCGCCACGACCGCTGCCGGGCGACGCTGCGCTTCGCCGGCCACCGGCGGCGCGGCCTGGCCCGGCTCGAGGCCGCCGACCTCGTCGACGGCACCCTTCACCCCGTGCGGCTGCCCGACGTCCCGCAGGCCGAGGAGGTGGAGCTCGAGCACGACGTCCCGACCGTACGGCGCGGCCTCGTGACCGTCGGACCCCTCGTGCTGCGCCGGCACGGGCTGCTCGGGCTCGCGACCCACGCCGTCGAGCACGGCGACGTCGAGACCGTGCGCGTGCTGCCGCGGCGGATCCCCCTCCACGACATGGCGCGCGGCGTGCGACGTGCCGCGGCCGGGTCGACCGACTCCGTCGACGTCGGGGGCACCGACCTCGTCGGCCTCCACGAGTACACGCCCGGCGACGACCTGCGCCGCCTGCACTGGGCGACGAGCGCCCGCTGGGGCACGCTGATGGTCCGCGAGGACGCCGACCCGGCCGAGCCGCACGTCGGCGTGCTCCTCGACGACCGCGCCGCGAGCTACGTGCAGCGCGGCACCGACGAGCCGTTCGAGGACGCCGTCGAGCTCGCGGCCGCGCTCTGCCGCGTGGCCGTGGCGGGCGGCCACCCGTTGCGCTTCCGCGTGGTGAGCGGGCGCCACGCCGTCGACGTACCGGCGTCGCCGTCCGGGCTGCCCCACCCGGGTGGGGACGAGATCGAGCTGCTCCTCGCCGAGATCGGCACCGTCGGCGAGCACGGCGGGGTTCCCGGGGCTCCCGGGTCCCCCGGCGTCCACGGGCTCGGTGGGAGCGACGTGGTCGTCGCGGTCTCCGGCGCCGGCACGGAGGAGCGCGAGCTGGCGCCGCTGCTGGGCGGTGCCGCCCGCCGGGTCGTGCTCTCGCTCGACCCCCGCCCCCTCGTCGCGTCGGGCCAGCAGGGCGACCTGCTGGTGCTCCGCGGCGGCTCCTCGCTGGGGCTGGCCGCGCAGTGGGACCAGGCGTTGGCCGGGTGA